One part of the Chryseobacterium sp. 7 genome encodes these proteins:
- a CDS encoding GMP reductase produces MRIEYDIKLGFKDVMFRPKRSTLKSRSEVDLQREFTFKHTKKKWTGVPVIAANMDTVGTFEMAVELAKEKIITAVHKHYTPEEWSRFLDSQPESIHQYIALSTGTGKADEEKIKQILEKHPKIEFLCIDVANGYSEHFVEFVKKARANFPDKIIIAGNVVTGEMVEELLLVGADIIKVGIGPGSVCTTRVKTGVGYPQLSAIIECADAAHGLGGHIIADGGCKVPGDVAKAFGGGADFVMLGGMFAGHDESGGEMMEENGKKYRSFYGMSSKTAMDKHSGGVAEYRASEGKTVKVAYKGPVSETVKDILGGVRSTCTYVGASTLKELSKRTTFIRVQEQENQVFN; encoded by the coding sequence GAATTTACCTTTAAGCATACCAAGAAAAAATGGACAGGAGTTCCCGTAATTGCAGCCAATATGGATACGGTAGGAACTTTTGAAATGGCTGTAGAGCTTGCCAAGGAAAAGATTATTACAGCGGTTCACAAGCATTATACTCCTGAAGAATGGAGCCGGTTTCTGGACAGCCAGCCGGAAAGTATACATCAATACATTGCTCTAAGCACAGGAACAGGAAAAGCCGATGAAGAAAAAATAAAACAAATCCTCGAAAAGCATCCAAAAATTGAGTTTCTCTGCATAGATGTAGCCAATGGCTATTCTGAGCATTTCGTTGAATTTGTGAAGAAGGCAAGAGCCAATTTCCCGGATAAAATTATTATTGCCGGAAATGTGGTGACAGGAGAAATGGTAGAAGAGCTTCTTTTGGTAGGAGCAGATATTATAAAAGTAGGTATTGGCCCCGGATCTGTTTGTACAACGAGAGTAAAAACAGGCGTAGGATATCCCCAGCTCTCTGCTATTATTGAGTGTGCAGATGCCGCTCATGGTTTAGGAGGACACATCATTGCTGATGGTGGATGTAAAGTTCCCGGTGATGTAGCAAAAGCATTTGGTGGTGGTGCAGATTTCGTGATGCTGGGCGGAATGTTTGCCGGTCATGATGAAAGCGGCGGTGAAATGATGGAAGAAAACGGTAAAAAATATCGTTCATTCTATGGAATGAGTTCCAAAACAGCGATGGATAAGCATTCCGGAGGTGTGGCAGAATATCGTGCTTCAGAAGGAAAAACAGTAAAAGTAGCTTATAAAGGTCCCGTTTCTGAAACGGTAAAGGATATTTTAGGAGGAGTAAGATCTACTTGCACTTATGTAGGAGCTTCTACCCTTAAGGAACTTTCCAAGAGAACTACTTTTATAAGGGTTCAGGAGCAGGAAAATCAGGTTTTTAACTAA
- the fabG gene encoding 3-oxoacyl-[acyl-carrier-protein] reductase, whose protein sequence is MKILEGKVALITGATRGIGKGIAEMFAQQGAKVAFTYAGSVDKAKELEAALSSVTQIKGYQSDASDYDAAQKLVEDVMTEFGQIDILINNAGITKDNLLLRMSKEDWDKVIKVNLDSVFNLTKAVIKPMMKARSGSIINMTSVVGVKGNAGQANYAASKAGVIGFTKSVALELGSRNIRCNAIAPGFIETEMTAVLDEKTVQGWREEIPMKRGGQPADIANACVFLGSEMSAYITGQTLNVDGGMLT, encoded by the coding sequence ATGAAAATATTAGAAGGAAAAGTAGCATTAATTACCGGAGCTACAAGAGGAATCGGTAAAGGTATCGCTGAAATGTTTGCTCAGCAAGGGGCAAAGGTAGCATTTACCTACGCGGGTTCTGTAGACAAAGCAAAAGAATTAGAAGCAGCTTTAAGTTCTGTAACCCAAATTAAGGGATATCAGTCTGACGCATCAGATTACGATGCTGCTCAGAAATTGGTGGAAGATGTAATGACAGAGTTCGGGCAGATTGATATTCTGATCAACAATGCAGGAATTACAAAAGATAACCTGTTATTGAGAATGTCTAAAGAAGACTGGGATAAAGTAATCAAAGTAAACTTAGATTCAGTTTTTAACCTTACAAAAGCGGTAATCAAGCCGATGATGAAGGCAAGATCAGGATCTATTATTAATATGACTTCTGTGGTAGGAGTGAAAGGAAATGCCGGACAAGCCAACTACGCAGCCTCTAAAGCTGGAGTTATCGGGTTTACAAAATCTGTTGCACTGGAATTAGGTTCAAGAAACATCAGATGTAATGCTATCGCTCCAGGATTTATTGAAACGGAAATGACTGCTGTTCTGGACGAAAAAACAGTTCAGGGATGGAGAGAAGAAATTCCGATGAAAAGGGGAGGACAGCCTGCAGATATTGCAAATGCTTGCGTATTCTTAGGAAGCGAAATGTCAGCATACATTACCGGACAGACGTTAAACGTTGATGGTGGAATGTTAACTTAA
- a CDS encoding WG repeat-containing protein yields MKKLIFVLSSVVCTAQTNQYMKVILSKKADREVSSYSEGYGTFYDAGYKKLGIVDSLGTITFESPSKGGILHVFKNRFVLYSEEGSNRKSAVIDEKGKEIIPLDNQEFNTPWWSEECIISTKQDREAVYDFNGKEIIPYAEKIRFSGKNRLFVLKDKKWILFDLHGKQLSTREFKEDYNFEEGRALIINEDNEHEIIGNNGQTLHKFSKNVVNINAYPYLITQNKSTGKYGLIDTEENTIAEEIFNDAIPEYFGKKEYIYLTKNGKTTVFNKKDKKLYAQPFKYLDPLLNNLFNVYHDKQKKYGVVDLQGNMIFPQEYDFIKSFTISGKDFIYLKKGNEEQFLDKDLKNIVGEGVQILGFYPDNLIIGKQDRYYRFSVKDQSMSELKNINQIKNEGIEYFNILNHYSKPLVCRNTDNFYGILDGKGTEIVPFIYEDIITFGNAENEIVVKKEGKFGVSNFQNEPLKEIIYDKYFWQKEVLKLDRSKKTDFIYFTRFKNNSVQL; encoded by the coding sequence TTGAAAAAATTAATTTTTGTATTGAGTTCTGTAGTCTGTACAGCACAGACTAACCAATATATGAAAGTGATTCTGTCTAAAAAGGCAGATAGGGAGGTAAGTTCTTATTCTGAGGGATACGGAACGTTTTATGATGCCGGTTATAAGAAGCTGGGAATTGTAGACTCTTTGGGTACTATAACCTTTGAATCTCCTTCCAAAGGAGGAATTTTGCATGTTTTTAAAAACAGGTTTGTCCTTTATTCAGAAGAAGGAAGCAATAGAAAATCCGCTGTTATTGACGAAAAAGGAAAAGAGATTATTCCTTTGGATAATCAGGAATTTAATACACCCTGGTGGAGTGAAGAATGCATTATTTCTACAAAACAGGACAGAGAAGCTGTATATGATTTTAACGGAAAGGAAATCATTCCTTATGCAGAAAAAATTCGTTTTTCCGGGAAGAACAGATTATTTGTTTTAAAAGATAAAAAATGGATACTCTTTGACCTTCATGGAAAACAGCTCAGCACCCGGGAATTTAAAGAAGATTATAATTTTGAAGAGGGCAGAGCTCTTATCATTAATGAAGACAATGAGCATGAAATCATCGGAAACAATGGTCAGACACTGCATAAATTTTCAAAAAATGTAGTCAATATCAATGCCTATCCTTATCTGATTACCCAAAATAAAAGTACAGGAAAATACGGCTTGATTGACACGGAAGAAAATACCATTGCAGAAGAGATCTTCAACGATGCCATCCCTGAATACTTTGGCAAAAAAGAGTACATCTACCTTACAAAAAATGGAAAAACAACAGTTTTCAATAAGAAAGATAAGAAGTTGTATGCTCAGCCATTTAAATATTTGGATCCTTTATTGAATAATCTTTTCAATGTTTATCATGATAAGCAAAAAAAATACGGTGTTGTAGATTTGCAGGGAAATATGATTTTCCCCCAGGAATATGATTTCATCAAAAGTTTTACCATTTCAGGAAAAGATTTTATCTATTTAAAAAAAGGAAATGAAGAACAGTTTCTGGATAAAGATCTTAAGAACATTGTAGGAGAAGGAGTTCAGATTTTAGGCTTCTATCCGGATAATTTAATCATTGGCAAGCAGGATCGTTACTATAGATTTTCAGTGAAGGATCAATCAATGTCTGAATTGAAAAATATCAACCAAATCAAAAATGAAGGCATAGAATATTTTAATATACTGAATCATTATTCAAAACCTTTGGTTTGCAGGAACACAGACAATTTTTATGGCATTCTGGATGGAAAAGGAACAGAAATTGTACCCTTTATCTATGAAGATATAATAACATTCGGGAATGCTGAAAACGAAATTGTGGTAAAAAAAGAAGGAAAATTTGGGGTTTCTAACTTTCAGAATGAACCTTTAAAAGAAATCATTTATGATAAGTATTTCTGGCAGAAAGAAGTACTGAAGCTGGATAGAAGCAAAAAAACAGACTTTATTTATTTCACCAGATTTAAAAATAACTCCGTTCAACTTTAA
- the rsmI gene encoding 16S rRNA (cytidine(1402)-2'-O)-methyltransferase, whose protein sequence is MSGILYFVPTPVGNLEDMTFRAVNVLKEVDYILCEDTRTSGILLKHFEISKPLKSYHLHNEHHATEKVIADLKNGQNIAIITDAGTPGISDPGYLLAKAGADNNIDMICLPGATALIPALVVSGLPNNEFLFAGFLPQKKGRQTKLKQLAEEKKTIVLYESPHKINTTLEQIKEFFGEETKASLSREISKKFEETKRGTINELIEFSKSKTLKGEIVLIVNNSI, encoded by the coding sequence TTGAGCGGAATCCTATATTTTGTTCCCACACCCGTTGGGAACCTGGAAGATATGACATTCAGGGCAGTAAATGTCCTGAAAGAAGTAGACTATATTTTATGCGAAGATACCAGAACTTCCGGAATACTTTTAAAACATTTCGAGATCTCAAAGCCTTTGAAATCTTATCATTTGCACAATGAACATCATGCAACAGAGAAAGTAATTGCAGACCTTAAAAATGGTCAGAATATCGCAATTATTACCGATGCCGGAACACCCGGTATTTCGGATCCCGGATATTTGCTTGCAAAAGCAGGAGCAGACAATAATATTGATATGATCTGCCTTCCCGGAGCCACAGCGCTGATTCCTGCATTAGTGGTTTCAGGACTTCCTAATAACGAATTTTTATTCGCTGGCTTTTTACCACAGAAAAAAGGAAGACAGACAAAGCTGAAGCAGCTTGCAGAAGAAAAAAAGACGATAGTTCTTTACGAAAGTCCTCATAAAATCAATACCACGCTGGAGCAGATCAAGGAATTCTTTGGAGAAGAAACCAAAGCAAGCTTAAGCCGTGAAATCTCTAAAAAATTTGAAGAAACCAAACGCGGAACAATCAATGAATTAATTGAGTTTTCCAAGAGTAAAACTTTAAAAGGAGAGATCGTTCTTATCGTCAACAATTCTATTTAA
- a CDS encoding thymidine kinase has translation MFLENTINHSKQSGWMEVICGSMFSGKTEELIRRLRRAEMAGQNVEIFKPKMDVRYSEEDVVSHNQNKIRSTAVENPNEILLLASNCDVVAIDEAQFFDESIVDVANQLANSGIRVVIAGLDMDFLGRPFGPMPNLMATAEYVTKVHAICKRTGNLANYSMRTSQGDDLVELGETESYEAVSRRVFIDEVLSKRK, from the coding sequence ATGTTTTTAGAAAATACAATTAATCATTCCAAACAAAGCGGTTGGATGGAAGTAATTTGTGGCTCTATGTTTTCCGGTAAAACCGAGGAACTTATCCGCAGATTGCGAAGAGCGGAAATGGCAGGACAGAATGTGGAAATTTTTAAGCCAAAAATGGATGTACGCTATTCTGAAGAGGATGTAGTGTCTCATAATCAGAATAAAATCCGTAGTACAGCAGTAGAAAATCCTAATGAAATTCTTCTGCTGGCTTCCAATTGTGATGTAGTAGCCATTGATGAAGCTCAGTTTTTCGATGAAAGCATTGTTGATGTTGCCAATCAGCTTGCCAATAGTGGTATCAGAGTGGTGATTGCCGGGTTGGATATGGACTTTTTGGGACGTCCGTTCGGGCCAATGCCTAATCTGATGGCTACAGCAGAGTATGTTACAAAAGTGCATGCTATTTGTAAAAGAACAGGTAATCTTGCCAATTATTCCATGAGAACTTCTCAGGGAGATGATCTTGTAGAATTGGGAGAAACTGAAAGCTATGAAGCAGTAAGCCGCCGTGTTTTTATTGACGAAGTACTTTCAAAAAGAAAATAA
- a CDS encoding bifunctional UDP-N-acetylmuramoyl-tripeptide:D-alanyl-D-alanine ligase/alanine racemase, which translates to MNYTVQHIAEITNAQIIGDGNLLIKNIAYDSRIIYSTKNTAFIAINTHKNSGEKFIESAIDRGISVIISEHHYPEFENITWIIVENSVEFLQKLAKYHFENSHLQSIGITGSNGKTILKEWLYQCLWNEFPTVKSPKSFNSQIGLPLSLLQINSSYQLGIFEVGISKPHEMEKLENIFHPQIGLLTHIGTAHAANFSSEEELIDEKIRLFKNSGVIIYNGDHSLVDQKIKKSYSDKKLISYGFKKENQVFINSNISKDENIIVQYFDEEISFPVYQRDEATLTNAMALITVLKELNIENKKIVEKINLLKAVEMRLEAIEGIKGNIVINDSFNLDLDSLKTALQFLNEYNKSKKSLVLTDIVGVNSNAKELYEEVSELVNEQHFDSVFLIGDEISKFSELFKAKTYTFIDTKELIESKYLTEIENQIILLKGARKFEIERLKDILELRKHDTVLEVNLNAILHNINYHKSLLKSGTKMMAMVKANAYGLGSYEVSEFLQHHHIDYLGVAYVDEGVELRKKGITTPIIVMNPEQHSYQTIIEYNLEPEIYSFRVLDLFYEAVQRSGYDKKYPIHIKLETGMHRLGFKDFELDQLSETLSQKNVKVQSMFSHLSSSDMPEEKEFTLKQLEVFEKNSSYLIEKLGYTPIRHILNSAGITSYKEHQYDMVRIGIGMLGESADPEIQKQLRSVVSFKTVISQISTVENGESVGYSRRYKADHATRIATIPVGYADGIPRLIGNQVGNVGINKTLAPIVGNICMDMMMINVDHIPNVKEGDTVTVFNAQPSLKEFAGYCKTITYEVLTSISPRVKRIYIKD; encoded by the coding sequence ATGAACTATACAGTACAACACATTGCAGAGATCACCAATGCACAGATCATTGGAGACGGTAATTTATTGATTAAAAATATAGCTTATGACAGCAGAATTATTTATTCTACCAAGAATACAGCTTTTATTGCGATCAATACTCATAAAAATTCCGGAGAAAAATTTATAGAATCTGCAATAGACAGAGGTATCAGTGTCATTATTTCTGAACATCATTATCCGGAGTTTGAAAATATAACCTGGATCATTGTTGAAAATTCCGTAGAGTTTCTTCAAAAATTAGCCAAGTATCATTTTGAAAATTCACATTTGCAATCTATCGGCATTACCGGAAGTAATGGTAAAACTATTTTAAAAGAATGGTTGTATCAATGTTTATGGAATGAATTCCCTACAGTAAAAAGTCCTAAAAGTTTTAATTCTCAGATCGGTCTTCCGCTCTCTCTTCTTCAGATTAACAGCTCATATCAGCTGGGAATTTTTGAAGTAGGAATTTCAAAACCTCATGAAATGGAAAAGCTTGAAAATATTTTCCATCCTCAGATCGGACTGCTTACCCACATAGGGACTGCTCATGCTGCCAACTTTTCTTCCGAAGAAGAGTTGATTGATGAAAAGATCAGGCTTTTTAAAAATTCTGGAGTGATCATTTATAATGGTGACCACTCTTTGGTTGATCAAAAAATTAAAAAATCCTATTCTGATAAAAAATTAATTTCTTACGGTTTTAAAAAAGAGAACCAGGTTTTCATCAACAGCAATATTTCTAAAGATGAAAACATCATTGTTCAATATTTTGACGAAGAAATCAGTTTTCCGGTCTATCAAAGAGACGAAGCGACATTAACCAATGCTATGGCGCTTATCACAGTGCTTAAGGAACTGAATATCGAAAATAAAAAGATCGTTGAAAAAATCAACCTTTTAAAGGCCGTTGAAATGAGGCTTGAAGCAATAGAAGGAATTAAAGGCAATATTGTCATCAACGATTCTTTTAATCTTGACCTCGATTCTTTGAAGACTGCCCTCCAATTTTTGAACGAATACAACAAATCTAAAAAATCTCTGGTCTTAACAGATATTGTGGGAGTAAATTCCAACGCTAAAGAATTATATGAAGAAGTTTCTGAACTGGTGAATGAGCAGCATTTTGATTCTGTATTTTTAATCGGTGATGAAATTTCAAAGTTCAGTGAATTATTTAAAGCTAAAACATATACTTTCATTGACACTAAAGAGTTAATTGAAAGTAAATATCTTACAGAAATAGAAAATCAGATAATTCTTCTGAAAGGAGCCAGAAAATTTGAGATCGAAAGGCTTAAAGATATTCTTGAATTAAGAAAGCATGATACGGTACTGGAAGTAAATCTTAATGCAATACTTCATAATATCAATTATCATAAATCACTTCTGAAATCGGGAACCAAAATGATGGCTATGGTAAAAGCCAATGCCTACGGTCTGGGAAGTTATGAAGTATCTGAATTTCTACAGCACCACCATATAGATTACCTTGGAGTAGCTTATGTAGATGAAGGCGTAGAGCTTCGTAAAAAAGGAATTACAACACCTATTATTGTAATGAACCCTGAGCAGCACAGCTATCAGACTATTATAGAATACAACCTTGAGCCAGAAATTTACAGTTTCAGAGTTCTGGATTTATTTTATGAAGCCGTTCAGAGATCCGGATATGACAAGAAATATCCTATTCATATCAAGCTGGAAACCGGAATGCACCGTCTTGGTTTCAAAGATTTTGAGCTGGATCAGTTAAGTGAAACTTTAAGCCAGAAAAATGTAAAAGTGCAAAGTATGTTCAGTCATTTATCCTCTTCGGATATGCCTGAAGAAAAAGAATTCACGTTGAAACAGCTGGAAGTATTCGAAAAAAATTCCAGTTACCTTATTGAAAAATTAGGCTATACTCCTATTCGCCATATTCTGAATTCGGCTGGAATAACAAGCTATAAAGAACATCAGTATGACATGGTGAGAATTGGTATCGGTATGCTTGGAGAATCTGCAGATCCTGAAATTCAGAAGCAATTAAGATCTGTTGTAAGTTTTAAAACCGTAATTTCACAGATATCAACCGTTGAAAATGGCGAATCTGTTGGTTACAGTAGAAGGTATAAAGCAGATCACGCTACAAGAATTGCGACTATTCCCGTGGGATATGCAGACGGAATACCAAGGCTGATCGGAAATCAGGTTGGAAATGTAGGGATTAACAAGACATTGGCTCCAATTGTTGGAAATATCTGTATGGATATGATGATGATTAATGTAGACCATATTCCCAATGTAAAAGAAGGCGATACTGTAACTGTTTTCAATGCCCAGCCAAGCTTAAAAGAATTCGCAGGATACTGCAAAACGATAACCTATGAAGTATTAACCTCCATTTCGCCCCGGGTGAAACGGATTTATATAAAAGATTAA
- a CDS encoding patatin-like phospholipase family protein: MRKLLILFFIFPLLLIHSQVKKDLVIPKNPKIGLSLAGGGAKGFSHVGVLKVLDSLGVKVDYISGTSMGAIVGGLYAAGYSGKEIEKIVMDTDFYSLIMDPKSRQEASFFNKSVDKYLLSIPLKNGKITLPSSISTGQRNVYLLKELFKNVSNIEDFSKMPIPFLCVATNLESGNMQIFEKGDLVQSIMASSAFPSLMDPVKIGDSIYIDGAMTVNYPSKPLKDKGIDIVIGVDLNQDLSKREDLNNIISILNQVIDFGIKKDTRKQYKYTDINIKPNLKGMSATSYDDKKKILDSGYVEGLKYTQILDQLPKRPFDRLRQRINPIYSNVYKIDSISIEGSKIYGKNYTLGKMGLRLPSLQTYGSINKMIDKLVATNNYKFINYDIVQENDANYLKLYVTEDDTRHFLKFGLHYDEVFKTGLLLNYSAKRLLFKNSNLSLDVVVGDRLRYYLNYFIDNGYIPGFGLYSSGMSFDIKNVDNYTVDRWEWLRNEAYIQSVWKDKFAIGGGISHDYFKAESPNGENQRYSRFLNPYIFIKTDTQDDKEFPTKGVYFAAEGKVIDLLKSQVDKRIIQIKADLRLNIPLGKQFSYRLNLFGGVTLGENLPDYYQYRLGGIFEQNLINFKSFGGFYFAQLYTNNVILASNDIQFKFNKNYFISGNFSFANLSNDIKFEDAVKVNYSSLGITAGYKSPFGQIKVNFSHSLKNNQKGIFSVILGHWF, from the coding sequence ATGAGAAAACTCCTGATTCTGTTTTTCATATTCCCACTGTTATTGATCCATTCTCAGGTAAAAAAAGATTTGGTGATTCCGAAAAATCCAAAGATAGGTCTGTCACTTGCCGGTGGCGGAGCCAAAGGTTTTTCACATGTCGGAGTTCTTAAAGTATTAGATTCATTGGGAGTGAAAGTGGACTATATCTCCGGAACAAGTATGGGAGCTATTGTAGGCGGATTGTATGCTGCAGGCTATTCTGGAAAAGAAATTGAAAAAATAGTCATGGATACGGATTTCTATTCTTTAATTATGGATCCAAAGTCAAGACAGGAAGCCAGCTTCTTCAATAAATCCGTAGACAAATACCTTTTATCTATACCGCTTAAAAACGGAAAAATCACACTTCCCTCCTCTATCAGTACCGGACAGAGAAATGTTTATCTTCTGAAAGAACTTTTCAAAAACGTTTCCAATATTGAGGACTTTTCCAAAATGCCCATTCCTTTTCTTTGTGTTGCTACCAATCTTGAAAGCGGAAATATGCAGATTTTTGAAAAAGGAGATCTGGTACAGTCTATCATGGCCAGTTCCGCATTTCCTTCTTTAATGGATCCTGTAAAGATTGGCGACAGTATTTATATTGACGGAGCCATGACAGTAAACTATCCATCAAAGCCTTTAAAAGACAAAGGAATTGATATCGTTATTGGGGTGGATCTGAATCAGGATCTATCAAAAAGAGAGGATTTAAACAATATTATATCCATTCTGAATCAGGTGATTGATTTTGGAATAAAAAAAGATACCAGAAAACAATATAAATACACAGACATCAATATAAAACCTAATCTTAAAGGAATGTCTGCTACAAGCTACGATGATAAAAAGAAAATTCTTGATAGCGGTTATGTAGAAGGGTTAAAATATACCCAGATACTAGACCAACTTCCCAAGCGGCCATTTGACCGCCTAAGACAGCGTATAAATCCTATTTATTCCAATGTATATAAAATAGACAGTATTTCTATTGAAGGAAGTAAAATCTACGGAAAAAATTATACCCTGGGGAAAATGGGATTGCGTCTACCCTCTTTACAAACCTATGGAAGCATCAATAAAATGATTGATAAATTGGTTGCAACCAACAACTACAAATTTATTAATTATGATATCGTTCAGGAGAATGATGCTAATTATTTAAAGCTTTATGTAACGGAAGATGACACCCGTCATTTCTTAAAATTTGGTTTGCATTATGATGAAGTTTTCAAAACAGGGCTTCTTCTGAATTACTCTGCAAAAAGGCTTTTATTTAAAAATTCAAACCTATCCCTTGATGTGGTGGTAGGTGACCGTTTAAGATATTATCTGAACTATTTTATAGATAACGGATATATCCCCGGATTTGGCCTTTATTCATCAGGTATGAGCTTCGATATTAAAAACGTAGATAACTATACTGTAGACCGCTGGGAATGGCTCAGAAATGAAGCCTATATACAGTCTGTATGGAAAGATAAATTTGCCATTGGTGGTGGAATAAGCCACGATTATTTCAAAGCAGAAAGCCCCAACGGCGAAAACCAGCGTTACAGCCGTTTTTTAAACCCTTATATCTTCATTAAAACCGATACTCAGGATGATAAGGAGTTTCCAACAAAAGGGGTTTATTTTGCAGCAGAAGGAAAGGTTATCGACCTTTTAAAATCACAAGTAGACAAAAGAATTATTCAGATTAAAGCAGATCTTAGGCTTAATATTCCTTTGGGCAAACAGTTCAGCTACCGGCTGAATTTATTTGGAGGGGTTACCCTTGGAGAAAACCTTCCTGACTATTATCAATACAGATTAGGAGGAATCTTCGAGCAGAATCTGATTAATTTCAAAAGCTTCGGAGGATTTTATTTCGCCCAGCTTTATACCAATAACGTGATATTGGCATCCAATGATATCCAGTTTAAATTTAACAAAAACTATTTCATCAGTGGAAACTTCAGCTTTGCTAACCTATCAAACGATATCAAGTTTGAAGATGCAGTTAAAGTAAACTATAGCTCACTGGGAATAACGGCAGGTTACAAATCTCCTTTCGGGCAGATAAAAGTAAACTTCAGCCACTCACTTAAAAATAACCAAAAAGGTATATTCAGTGTTATTTTAGGACACTGGTTTTAA
- the ybeY gene encoding rRNA maturation RNase YbeY, with amino-acid sequence MIQFFYENLPESVSTDYKKWLEDLILSEGKKLGEINYIFCDDEYLLKINQDYLQHDYYTDIITFDYVKGKTISAEIFVSLQRISDNASTLSRDYEEELRRVLAHGILHLAGYKDKTEEEEKEMRRMEDLYLDKYRDLEI; translated from the coding sequence ATGATACAGTTCTTTTACGAAAACTTACCAGAGTCGGTAAGCACAGATTACAAAAAATGGCTGGAAGATCTTATTCTTTCGGAAGGAAAAAAACTAGGAGAAATCAATTACATTTTCTGTGATGATGAATATCTTCTTAAGATCAATCAGGATTATTTGCAGCATGACTATTATACAGATATTATCACTTTTGATTATGTAAAAGGCAAGACAATAAGCGCTGAGATTTTCGTATCTTTGCAGCGCATTTCTGATAACGCTTCTACCCTTTCCCGAGATTATGAAGAAGAATTAAGAAGAGTTTTAGCCCATGGTATTTTGCACCTTGCAGGCTATAAAGACAAGACGGAAGAGGAAGAAAAAGAGATGCGGAGAATGGAAGATCTGTACTTAGACAAATACAGGGATTTAGAGATTTAA